In Glycine max cultivar Williams 82 chromosome 7, Glycine_max_v4.0, whole genome shotgun sequence, a single window of DNA contains:
- the LOC102668384 gene encoding uncharacterized protein isoform X1: protein MATHFNLQHQLFSNSRSVGLDIRKRTTAYALQHANSNALDERNNNSLNSGLLVGSLSVCYTSLKKCSSLAASAKAHFSSSDDQSKEADEVTNVISTSQGMEISRVDCVVWLLHESSRSFSKAINSLGVAMSGPALAMAWIGKDVHEWHRRIAYQVAVYALMKAAIDLEILLSHERLNEFSPVKKILSPLMNQMGERIEIRLKMKHPYLVQWFRETEMPRIAGYFIPLLKKWSVEYAGSGIAGIIVAITCCSAVVKLGARRICCPLFVLSLEDALVKLMDFSLNLAPVDKLHWLATEAGFELNFLSHFGGKVFPSEKTEDLEFWIGLAHKKLLKAFCKESITSKKQNFQQKIQADNLATLGLFTYLGKRTRIFLSAMGIKDLDGVVKNFLSYLECGILFIYPEFSSIRVYQCFMEVVTDEIGWLDFYGSYVQINCKEKRSKHNARQAEKEIISSVVFTVCYDVFSGFAHFNRTTQQSLDTASRSYLLRCQGLLSICLQYHWAAYDNSGESLNTVDHASFDNHTSYMGSINGPKLPLVFEVQQMSHDLTTEGCPKSDFRNSSIFKKAPISAIANKKTYEEDTCVNKSNPQHESFIKRYSIKLASTSADLWMGTVLLFIDIMVALELLVRQVHGCKASESQRKKLHRTMTDIIVLIPVTILMLIPVTAVGHAAILAAIKKYMPFLIPSSFSSERLDVVKLIKQTRKMGYQLHSAQFDLEDQPATIS, encoded by the exons atGGCTACTCACTTCAATCTGCAACACCAACTGTTCAGCAACTC CAGATCCGTGGGATTAGATATCAGAAAAAGAACAACTGCTTATGCCCTTCAACATGCCAATTCAAATGCATTAGATGAGAGAAACAATAATTCTTTGAATAGTGGCCTGTTAGTTGGATCTCTGTCTGTATGTTACACATCCTTAAAGAAGTGCTCATCATTGGCAGCATCAGCTAAGGCTCATTTTTCCAGTAGTGATGATCAAAGCAAAGAAGCAGATGAGGTTACCAATGTTATATCCACTAGTCAGGGAATGGAAATTAGTAGGGTGGATTGTGTTGTGTGGTTATTGCATGAATCTTCCAGGAGCTTTTCCAAAGCAATCAACTCGCTTGGAGTAGCAATGAGTGGTCCAGCTCTTGCAATGGCTTGGATTGGGAAGGATGTGCATGAATGGCATAGACGTATTGCTTATCAG GTTGCAGTTTATGCTTTAATGAAAGCTGCAATTGATTTGGAGATATTGCTTTCACATGAACGGCTAAATGAATTTTCCCCTGTTAAAAAGAT TTTGAGCCCATTAATGAATCAAATGGGAGAGCGCATTGAAATTCGACTGAAAATGAAGCATCCATATTTGGTGCAGTGGTTTAGAGAGACTGAAATGCCACGAATAGCAGGATATTTTATTCCACTTCTAAAAAAGTGGTCTGTGGAATATGCAGGAAG CGGTATTGCAGGAATTATTGTGGCTATAACCTGTTGTAGTGCAGTGGTGAAATTGGGCGCCAGGCGCATCTGCTGCCCCTTATTTGTATTGTCTCTCGAAGATGCTTTGGTCAAGCTCATGGATTTCTCACTCAATCTTGCACCTGTGGACAAATTACACTGGTTAGCAACTGAGGCGGGATTTGAACTGAATTTCTTGTCCCATTTTGGTGGGAAGGTTTTTCCCAGTGAGAAAACTGAGGACCTAGAGTTTTGGATCGGTTTAGCCCATAAGAAACTATTGAAAGCTTTCTGTAAAGAAAGCATCACTTCAAAGAAGCAAAATTTTCAGCAAAAG ATACAAGCAGATAATTTGGCCACATTGGGACTTTTTACATATCTTGGAAAAAGGACAAGAATATTTTTGTCGGCAATGGGCATTAAGGATCTTGATGGAGTAGTTAAGAACTTCCTCAG TTACTTGGAATGTGGAATTCTTTTCATATATCCAGAATTTTCCTCCATTCGAGTGTATCAGTGTTTCATGGAG GTGGTAACTGATGAGATAGGATGGCTTGATTTTTATGGTTCATATGTTCAAATAAATTGCAAGGAGAAAAGGTCTAAACATAATGCTCGccaggcagagaaagagataatTTCTTCTGTAGTTTTTACTGTGTGCTATGATGTTTTCTCTGGGTTTGCACACTTCAATCGCACAACTCAACAATCATTGGACACAGCTTCACGCTCATACTTGCTTCGTtg TCAGGGTTTGCTAAGTATTTGTCTGCAATATCACTGGGCTGCTTATGACAATTCAGG TGAATCACTAAATACTGTGGATCATGCTTCATTTGACAACCATACATCATATATGGGAAGTATAAATGGACCCAAGTTACCTCTGGTGTTTGAAGTGCAACAGATGTCACATGACTTAACTACAGAAGGATGTCCAAAGAGTGATTTCCGAAACAGTTCTATATTCAAAAAA gCTCCAATTTCAGCAATCGCGAATAAGAAAACATACGAGGAAGATACCTGTGTCAACAAGTCTAATCCTCAGCATGAAAGTTTTATCAAGAGATACAGCATCAAGTTGGCATCCACAAGTGCA GACCTCTGGATGGGTACTGTGTTGCTCTTCATAGACATTATGGTTGCTTTAGAACTACTTGTAAGGCAAGTGCATGGCTGCAAGGCTTCCGAGAGTCAAAGAAAGAAACTACACAGAACCATGACTGACATAATTGTGCTAATTCCAGTGACAATTTTGATGCTAATTCCT GTAACAGCTGTAGGCCATGCAGCTATTCTAGCAGCTATCAAGAAGTATATGCCATTCTTG ATCCCCTCCTCTTTTTCTTCAGAGCGGTTGGATGTTGTAAAGCTAATAAAGCAAACTAGAAAGATGGGTTATCAGTTACATTCGGCTCAGTTTGACCTTGAAGATCAACCAGCAACCATTTCTTGA
- the LOC102668384 gene encoding uncharacterized protein isoform X2: protein MATHFNLQHQLFSNSSVGLDIRKRTTAYALQHANSNALDERNNNSLNSGLLVGSLSVCYTSLKKCSSLAASAKAHFSSSDDQSKEADEVTNVISTSQGMEISRVDCVVWLLHESSRSFSKAINSLGVAMSGPALAMAWIGKDVHEWHRRIAYQVAVYALMKAAIDLEILLSHERLNEFSPVKKILSPLMNQMGERIEIRLKMKHPYLVQWFRETEMPRIAGYFIPLLKKWSVEYAGSGIAGIIVAITCCSAVVKLGARRICCPLFVLSLEDALVKLMDFSLNLAPVDKLHWLATEAGFELNFLSHFGGKVFPSEKTEDLEFWIGLAHKKLLKAFCKESITSKKQNFQQKIQADNLATLGLFTYLGKRTRIFLSAMGIKDLDGVVKNFLSYLECGILFIYPEFSSIRVYQCFMEVVTDEIGWLDFYGSYVQINCKEKRSKHNARQAEKEIISSVVFTVCYDVFSGFAHFNRTTQQSLDTASRSYLLRCQGLLSICLQYHWAAYDNSGESLNTVDHASFDNHTSYMGSINGPKLPLVFEVQQMSHDLTTEGCPKSDFRNSSIFKKAPISAIANKKTYEEDTCVNKSNPQHESFIKRYSIKLASTSADLWMGTVLLFIDIMVALELLVRQVHGCKASESQRKKLHRTMTDIIVLIPVTILMLIPVTAVGHAAILAAIKKYMPFLIPSSFSSERLDVVKLIKQTRKMGYQLHSAQFDLEDQPATIS, encoded by the exons atGGCTACTCACTTCAATCTGCAACACCAACTGTTCAGCAACTC ATCCGTGGGATTAGATATCAGAAAAAGAACAACTGCTTATGCCCTTCAACATGCCAATTCAAATGCATTAGATGAGAGAAACAATAATTCTTTGAATAGTGGCCTGTTAGTTGGATCTCTGTCTGTATGTTACACATCCTTAAAGAAGTGCTCATCATTGGCAGCATCAGCTAAGGCTCATTTTTCCAGTAGTGATGATCAAAGCAAAGAAGCAGATGAGGTTACCAATGTTATATCCACTAGTCAGGGAATGGAAATTAGTAGGGTGGATTGTGTTGTGTGGTTATTGCATGAATCTTCCAGGAGCTTTTCCAAAGCAATCAACTCGCTTGGAGTAGCAATGAGTGGTCCAGCTCTTGCAATGGCTTGGATTGGGAAGGATGTGCATGAATGGCATAGACGTATTGCTTATCAG GTTGCAGTTTATGCTTTAATGAAAGCTGCAATTGATTTGGAGATATTGCTTTCACATGAACGGCTAAATGAATTTTCCCCTGTTAAAAAGAT TTTGAGCCCATTAATGAATCAAATGGGAGAGCGCATTGAAATTCGACTGAAAATGAAGCATCCATATTTGGTGCAGTGGTTTAGAGAGACTGAAATGCCACGAATAGCAGGATATTTTATTCCACTTCTAAAAAAGTGGTCTGTGGAATATGCAGGAAG CGGTATTGCAGGAATTATTGTGGCTATAACCTGTTGTAGTGCAGTGGTGAAATTGGGCGCCAGGCGCATCTGCTGCCCCTTATTTGTATTGTCTCTCGAAGATGCTTTGGTCAAGCTCATGGATTTCTCACTCAATCTTGCACCTGTGGACAAATTACACTGGTTAGCAACTGAGGCGGGATTTGAACTGAATTTCTTGTCCCATTTTGGTGGGAAGGTTTTTCCCAGTGAGAAAACTGAGGACCTAGAGTTTTGGATCGGTTTAGCCCATAAGAAACTATTGAAAGCTTTCTGTAAAGAAAGCATCACTTCAAAGAAGCAAAATTTTCAGCAAAAG ATACAAGCAGATAATTTGGCCACATTGGGACTTTTTACATATCTTGGAAAAAGGACAAGAATATTTTTGTCGGCAATGGGCATTAAGGATCTTGATGGAGTAGTTAAGAACTTCCTCAG TTACTTGGAATGTGGAATTCTTTTCATATATCCAGAATTTTCCTCCATTCGAGTGTATCAGTGTTTCATGGAG GTGGTAACTGATGAGATAGGATGGCTTGATTTTTATGGTTCATATGTTCAAATAAATTGCAAGGAGAAAAGGTCTAAACATAATGCTCGccaggcagagaaagagataatTTCTTCTGTAGTTTTTACTGTGTGCTATGATGTTTTCTCTGGGTTTGCACACTTCAATCGCACAACTCAACAATCATTGGACACAGCTTCACGCTCATACTTGCTTCGTtg TCAGGGTTTGCTAAGTATTTGTCTGCAATATCACTGGGCTGCTTATGACAATTCAGG TGAATCACTAAATACTGTGGATCATGCTTCATTTGACAACCATACATCATATATGGGAAGTATAAATGGACCCAAGTTACCTCTGGTGTTTGAAGTGCAACAGATGTCACATGACTTAACTACAGAAGGATGTCCAAAGAGTGATTTCCGAAACAGTTCTATATTCAAAAAA gCTCCAATTTCAGCAATCGCGAATAAGAAAACATACGAGGAAGATACCTGTGTCAACAAGTCTAATCCTCAGCATGAAAGTTTTATCAAGAGATACAGCATCAAGTTGGCATCCACAAGTGCA GACCTCTGGATGGGTACTGTGTTGCTCTTCATAGACATTATGGTTGCTTTAGAACTACTTGTAAGGCAAGTGCATGGCTGCAAGGCTTCCGAGAGTCAAAGAAAGAAACTACACAGAACCATGACTGACATAATTGTGCTAATTCCAGTGACAATTTTGATGCTAATTCCT GTAACAGCTGTAGGCCATGCAGCTATTCTAGCAGCTATCAAGAAGTATATGCCATTCTTG ATCCCCTCCTCTTTTTCTTCAGAGCGGTTGGATGTTGTAAAGCTAATAAAGCAAACTAGAAAGATGGGTTATCAGTTACATTCGGCTCAGTTTGACCTTGAAGATCAACCAGCAACCATTTCTTGA